The genomic segment GCATCTCCTCTCAGCTGCTGTGCAACTGGCTGTACCACGGCATCTGCTCCGAAGAGCAGATCATGGAGACCATGAAGCGTATGGCCGCCGTAGTAGACAAGCAGAACGCCGGTGATCCTGCTTATCGCAACATGGCCCCGAACTTTGACGACAGCATCGCCTTCCAGGCGGCTGTGGATCTGGTTCTGAAAGGCCGTGAGCAGCCGGCTGGTTACACTGAGCCGCTTCTGCACGCCTACCGCCAGAAGGCCAAGGCCAAGTACGGGCAGTAATCTGCTCCGTGTTAAAAAAAACCCGCTTCGGCGGGTTTTTTTGGGTCTGACCCCCTGGGGTCTGTCCCCGCATGGGGACTGACCCATTTTGGAACCATGGGTTCTAGCTTTGGCATTGGGGTCTGTCCCCGAACGGGGACTGACCCATTTTGGACCATGGGCTCTAGCTTGAGGGCAAGGACGGGCAAAGGTGGGTCAGTCCCCTTTGGGGACAGACCCTTGGGGGACTGACCCATTTTGGGCCCATGGGCTCTAGCTGCGGGGCAAGGACGGGCAAAAGTGGGTCAGTCCCCGTTCGGGGACAGACCCCTGTGAAGCACATCCGCCGCGTAGAGGGTGTTCTCCAGCAGGGTGGCGATGGTCATGGGGCCTACGCCGCCGGGTACCGGGGTGATGTAGGCGGCGCGGTCGGCGGCTGCGGCGAAGTCTACGTCGCCGCAGAGTTTGCCGTCGTCCATGCGGTTGATGCCTACATCAATCACGGTAGCGCCGGGTTTTACCCACTCGCCTTTGATAATGCCTGGCTTGCCGACGGCGGCAATCAGGATATCGGCCTCGCCCACAAACTTCTCCAGATTGTCGGTGAACCGGTGGCATACGGTGGTGGTGGCGCCTTTCAGCAGCAGTTCCATGCTCATCGGGCGGCCTACGATGTTTGAAGCGCCGACAATGACCGCGTGCTGGCCTTTGTAAGGAGTACCAATGGAGTCGAGTAGGGTGATCACGCCGGCCGGTGTGCAGGGTCGCAGGCTGGGTTTGCGCTGCATCAGGCGGCCGATGTTGTAGGGGTGAAAACCGTCCACATCTTTGTCTGGGCGGATTTTTACCAGAATCGGGTCGGCGTCCAGGTGTGAGGGTAGGGGGAGCTGAACCAGGATGCCATCGACGGCGGGGTTCTCATTCAACTCATCAATCAGTGCTTCCAGGGCTGCCTGAGGGGTGTCTTCGGGCAAGTCATAGGACAGCGACAGAATGCCCGCTTCATCACAGGCTTTTCGCTTGTTGCCTACGTACACGTGGGAGGCGGGGTCGTTGCCCACCAGAACCACTGCCAGGCCGGGTGCTCTCAGGCCTTTGTTTTTTCGGGCCTGTACGCCCGCAGCAACCTGTTGCCGAACCTGGGCAGCGATCTCTTTTCCGTTAATCAGTTTGGCGCTCATGTTTCCGTCTTGTCGGTTGGGCATGAATAGAGAAGAAGTGAAGGGCGGGCATTGTCTCATGCTTCGGCATCTACGCCAATGCGCTGAACAGGGTCGCAGACAATGCGCCCGGGGAACTTTTTGTGCCTGTCCGGGTCTTCTTAACCAACGTTATCTCTATGATTTTTGAAATCGTTGTTGACGGATGCCTCAGCCGCCGGTAATATGCGCGCCAACTTTGCTGAGGCACTTGTTGTTCAGTCGAAACGGGGTATAGCGCAGTCTGGTAGCGCGCCTGCTTTGGGAGCAGGATGTCGGGAGTTCGAATCTCTCTACCCCGACCATTTTCTGGATATTCAGGTGGGCGAACGGTCAAGCGCCCGTAGCTCAGCTGGATAGAGCATCCGCCTTCTAAGCGGATGGTCGCAGGTTCGAGTCCTGCCGGGCGCGCCATCAAGTCGTGAGTCCGGACCGGATCGCCAAACCAGCAAAGTTGAAGCAAGCAGTTGAGTGCCAAAGGCACCTCCCTGATGTGGTGGACGTAGCTCAGTTGGTAGAGCTCAGGATTGTGACTCCTGCGGTCGAGGGTTCGAACCCCTTCGTCCACCCCACTTTTCCCCTTGTTTGTTTTTCTGCCTGTCTGTACGGCGTTGGGTCGTTTCGGTACAGTGCCAGATACGCGAGAGTGGCGGAATTGGTAGACGCACTGGATTTAGGTTCCAGCGGGGCAACCCGTGAGAGTTCGAGTCTCTCCTCTCGCACCACCCTTTCTTTTTTCGGTAATGCCCCCATTTTTGTCTATGTCGGTTGTGGCGCTGGTCTCAAAGCGATATTCAGCCTTACCGGGTGATTCTCTCGGTGGGGTAAATCGTGATAAACTACCGGCTTTTAATTTTGCGTCCCTTTCGGGCTCGTCGCTTTGAACAGGGTTTTGTCTTAATTTTCATTCACCTACAGAATCTGTAATTTGAGGAACTTCCATGCAAGTGTCTGTTGAAACGACCTCTAACATCGAGCGTCGCATGACGATTGGTGTGCCCGCCCAGGAAATCGATCAGGCGGTTCAGAAACGCCTGCAGGAAACTGCCCGCTCCGTACGCCTGAACGGTTTCCGTCCTGGCAAGGTGCCCATGAGCGTGGTCAAGCGTCGTTTCGGTGACAGCGTTCGCCAGGAAGTGGTTGGCGAGGCCATGCGCGACCATTACATCAAGGCACTGCAGGAGCAGGATATCAACCCGGCTGGCTGGCCGAAGTTCGAGCCGAAAACCATGGAAGAGGGCAAAGACCTCGAGTTCGTAGCCATCTTCGAAGTGCTGCCTGACATCGAGCTGGGCGACCTGTCCAAGGTTGAGGTAGAGAAGCCGGTTGCTGAAGTAACCGACAAAGACATCGATACCATGATTGACAACCTGCGTCGTCAGCAGGCCACCATGAAAGAAGTCAAGCGCAAGTCCAAGAACAAAGATGTTCTGACCATCGACTTCAAAGGCTTCATTGACGGCGAAGAGTTTGAAGGCGGTGCCGCTGAGGGCCATCGTCTGACCTTGGGTTCTGGTCAGATGATCCCCGGCTTCGAAAAAGCCATTGTTGGTGGTAAGGCCGGTGAAGATCTGGAAATCGAAGTGGAGTTCCCCGAGGACTACCACAACGAAGACCTGGCTGGTAAGCCTGCCAAGTTCGAGATCAAGATCCACAAGGTAGAAGAGCCGCAGCTGCCGGAACTGGACCAGGAGTTCTTCAAGAAGTTCGGTATTGAAGCCGAAGACGAAGCGAACTTCCGTGAAGAAGTGAAGAAAAACAT from the Marinobacter sp. LQ44 genome contains:
- the tig gene encoding trigger factor, which encodes MQVSVETTSNIERRMTIGVPAQEIDQAVQKRLQETARSVRLNGFRPGKVPMSVVKRRFGDSVRQEVVGEAMRDHYIKALQEQDINPAGWPKFEPKTMEEGKDLEFVAIFEVLPDIELGDLSKVEVEKPVAEVTDKDIDTMIDNLRRQQATMKEVKRKSKNKDVLTIDFKGFIDGEEFEGGAAEGHRLTLGSGQMIPGFEKAIVGGKAGEDLEIEVEFPEDYHNEDLAGKPAKFEIKIHKVEEPQLPELDQEFFKKFGIEAEDEANFREEVKKNMERELKQAVSNKVKNDVVDGLLETTELEIPAALVDQEIDRLRQDAVQRFGGQVDFQQLPKEIFEEQAKRRVKTGLLFQEVVKKNDLKAEPAQVDEKIQEIASTYEQPEEVVAHFTNNPDQKAQIESSVLEDAVVDYVLGQAKVKEKKMKYEEAVQAGQPQR
- the folD gene encoding bifunctional methylenetetrahydrofolate dehydrogenase/methenyltetrahydrofolate cyclohydrolase FolD; its protein translation is MSAKLINGKEIAAQVRQQVAAGVQARKNKGLRAPGLAVVLVGNDPASHVYVGNKRKACDEAGILSLSYDLPEDTPQAALEALIDELNENPAVDGILVQLPLPSHLDADPILVKIRPDKDVDGFHPYNIGRLMQRKPSLRPCTPAGVITLLDSIGTPYKGQHAVIVGASNIVGRPMSMELLLKGATTTVCHRFTDNLEKFVGEADILIAAVGKPGIIKGEWVKPGATVIDVGINRMDDGKLCGDVDFAAAADRAAYITPVPGGVGPMTIATLLENTLYAADVLHRGLSPNGD